Part of the Methylophaga nitratireducenticrescens genome is shown below.
GCTTGCACCGATGTTTGCTCTAATGAGGTCGGTTTCTCCACAGCTTGCGGAACAACACCGGCAATGGCCCCTAGTTCTTCAATAATGTCATTTGCCGTTTCTACCAGCTTGGCTCCCTCACGAATCAACTGGTGACAGCCCCGGGATAATGGATTGTGAATCGAGCCTGGAATAGCAAACACTTCACGGCCCTGTTCCATAGCCATTCTGGCCGTAATTAATGATCCACTTTTCACTGCAGCTTCCACGACCAAAGTGCCAAGGCTCAAACCACTTATAATGCGGTTACGGCGGGGAAAATTTTCCGCTTTGGGTGATGTCCCTAATGGAAACTCCGACACAATTGCACCACCTTCGGCGATATAATGCGCCAGTTCCCGGTGTGAGGCCGGATACACACGATCCAAACCGGTACCTATCACGGCAATTGTTTTGCCTGATGCTGCCAGAGCACCTTTATGAGCAGCCGCATCAATACCGGTCGCTAAACCACTGGTAATGACAATATCGCCCTGAGCCAGGTATCTGGCGAATTCAAATGCTGTGTCTCGACCAGAAGCAGTTGGGTTGCGACTGCCTACTATCGCCAACTGCCATTTGCTAAGCAATTTGATATCGCCCTGAATAAACAGTAACGCTGGAGGATCGGGTATTTGTTGGAGCAGCTCGGGATAAAGTTGATGCTGTTGATCGATGACATGCCGATTATCCTCTGATAACCATTCCAAATCCCGCTCAACCTGTTCCCAATCCGGCGTTTGTAGTAACGACA
Proteins encoded:
- the dprA gene encoding DNA-processing protein DprA, which translates into the protein MHRFSVSQLSLACLLALQRIPGIGPATFNKLIQQVNQPADIFGEPRLLKGIDPKIVSLLQTPDWEQVERDLEWLSEDNRHVIDQQHQLYPELLQQIPDPPALLFIQGDIKLLSKWQLAIVGSRNPTASGRDTAFEFARYLAQGDIVITSGLATGIDAAAHKGALAASGKTIAVIGTGLDRVYPASHRELAHYIAEGGAIVSEFPLGTSPKAENFPRRNRIISGLSLGTLVVEAAVKSGSLITARMAMEQGREVFAIPGSIHNPLSRGCHQLIREGAKLVETANDIIEELGAIAGVVPQAVEKPTSLEQTSVQAEYDNDYQLLFAFLGYDPIHIDILIDKSGLTADAVSSMLLLLELQGQVASLPGGRYVRNGT